The proteins below come from a single Arthrobacter sp. zg-Y1171 genomic window:
- the purM gene encoding phosphoribosylformylglycinamidine cyclo-ligase, which produces MNATSITYASAGVDVEAGDKAVELMKAAVKATHNPSVLGGVGGFAGLYDASRLLSYRKPLLATSTDGVGTKVAIAQAMDIHDTIGFDLVGMVVDDIVVVGAEPLFMTDYIACGKVVPERIADIVRGIAAACEVAGTALVGGETAEHPGLLGEHEYDVAGAATGVVEADRLLGPDRVRRGDVVIGMASSGIHSNGYSLVRRVINHAGWQLERQVSELGRTLGEELLEPTRVYAADCLDLARYEAAGVHGFSHVTGGGLAANLARVLPKGLQATVDRSTWELPPVFKLIAELGNVPQPDLERTLNLGVGMVAIVDAGSAEAALERLAARGVPAWVMGTVGGIETPSGADSDFVQGAKGVDGGAVRLVGTYA; this is translated from the coding sequence ATGAACGCCACCTCCATCACCTACGCGTCCGCAGGAGTGGATGTCGAAGCCGGCGATAAAGCCGTTGAACTGATGAAGGCGGCCGTCAAGGCCACCCACAATCCGTCGGTGCTGGGCGGAGTGGGCGGTTTCGCCGGCCTTTACGATGCCTCGCGGCTGCTCAGCTACCGGAAGCCGCTCCTCGCAACGTCCACGGACGGCGTCGGAACCAAGGTTGCCATCGCGCAGGCTATGGACATCCACGACACCATCGGCTTCGATCTCGTGGGCATGGTGGTGGACGACATCGTGGTGGTGGGAGCCGAGCCGTTGTTCATGACGGACTACATCGCCTGCGGCAAGGTTGTGCCGGAGCGCATCGCCGACATAGTCCGCGGCATCGCGGCGGCCTGCGAGGTGGCCGGCACGGCGCTGGTCGGCGGGGAAACCGCCGAGCATCCAGGCCTGCTGGGTGAGCACGAGTACGACGTCGCGGGCGCTGCCACGGGCGTGGTGGAGGCGGACCGGCTCCTCGGCCCGGACCGGGTGCGCCGCGGCGACGTAGTCATCGGTATGGCATCTTCGGGGATCCACTCCAACGGCTACTCCCTGGTCCGCCGCGTCATCAACCATGCCGGGTGGCAGCTTGAACGCCAGGTTTCCGAACTGGGACGCACCCTGGGCGAGGAACTGCTCGAACCTACCCGCGTCTACGCCGCTGACTGCCTTGACCTCGCCCGCTACGAGGCGGCCGGAGTGCATGGTTTCAGCCACGTGACCGGCGGCGGGTTGGCAGCAAACCTGGCCCGTGTGCTGCCGAAGGGGTTGCAGGCCACGGTGGACCGCTCCACCTGGGAACTGCCGCCGGTGTTCAAGCTGATCGCTGAACTGGGCAACGTGCCTCAGCCGGACCTTGAACGGACGCTGAACCTCGGTGTCGGCATGGTGGCGATCGTCGATGCAGGAAGCGCGGAGGCCGCCCTCGAGCGCCTCGCGGCCCGCGGCGTCCCTGCCTGGGTCATGGGCACCGTCGGCGGGATTGAAACGCCGTCCGGCGCCGATTCCGATTTTGTGCAGGGCGCCAAGGGCGTCGACGGCGGTGCCGTCCGCTTGGTCGGGACCTACGCCTGA
- a CDS encoding DUF3073 domain-containing protein, translating to MGRGRQKAKATKQAREMKYFTPATDYSALQRELSGPTSRPSSRYPEEPAEPDYSAYEDKYADQFGDDDDDEGNRRVG from the coding sequence ATGGGGCGCGGCCGTCAAAAGGCAAAAGCAACCAAGCAGGCTCGGGAGATGAAGTACTTCACCCCGGCCACGGACTACTCGGCGCTGCAGCGTGAGCTCTCAGGACCGACGAGTCGTCCATCCAGTCGATATCCCGAGGAGCCGGCTGAGCCCGACTACTCGGCGTACGAAGATAAGTACGCGGATCAATTTGGCGACGATGACGATGATGAGGGTAACCGCCGCGTAGGCTAG
- a CDS encoding septum formation family protein yields MSDQKSTPEAVYPPPEKDSTPGALPDLSAHSDSPAWLSEDGNHDAGVWERSFEGAGEPDMAAEGADGAGSAATALATDAGTERDGDETAALELPAEPVVVAPEDLELEEPSLAEPALSEDAVEAAALDQVASETAAAEANAAEAGRLSGLEPAPAGTEVQVDANAAGTDGRGETDETTALSGSTPEDGEATASGSAAGTAAADGAEAEAVPDGTDAEAVPDGTDGTEDAAAHGDGADNSNAEGTETEAVPDSTDEAEGFKADGGEGEAAAGLDVPASGETPEPAAEAEQEPSGGDTEPHPLHGINAAAPMTAAPQERAVAPVAASGEPEPVAAAVPAGDTRRSRRLAESQASGATAASKQPGAASGATASATGAGTAAGIAPAAAKGSGKSKSNTRLLLVLGGVVLAAVVAILLFVFVFNDKEEGVISEDVSPLELVEGACLKDWDDVNSGATVVTCETPHNAQLVATDSYTEDAAFPGTGALEERVNEVCKAVEYADAAAESPGLKLTKSIPTEQTWASGDRRVDCIVFAPEGQDLTESLVQE; encoded by the coding sequence ATGAGCGATCAGAAAAGTACACCGGAAGCGGTTTATCCGCCGCCGGAGAAGGACAGTACGCCGGGAGCCCTCCCCGATCTGAGCGCGCATTCGGACTCCCCCGCGTGGCTCTCTGAAGACGGAAACCACGACGCCGGTGTCTGGGAACGCAGTTTCGAGGGTGCCGGGGAGCCTGACATGGCTGCCGAAGGGGCTGACGGCGCGGGCTCCGCAGCGACTGCACTGGCTACGGACGCCGGAACTGAACGCGACGGCGACGAAACCGCTGCGTTGGAGCTTCCCGCGGAGCCGGTGGTGGTGGCACCCGAGGACCTCGAGCTGGAAGAACCCTCCCTGGCCGAGCCGGCCCTGAGTGAGGACGCCGTGGAAGCAGCGGCCCTCGACCAGGTTGCCTCGGAAACCGCTGCAGCCGAGGCCAACGCGGCGGAAGCAGGGCGCCTGTCCGGACTTGAACCGGCTCCTGCCGGGACCGAAGTCCAGGTGGACGCTAACGCCGCCGGCACCGATGGGCGCGGAGAAACTGACGAGACGACCGCTCTTTCCGGTTCAACACCCGAAGATGGCGAGGCAACGGCCTCCGGTTCAGCTGCCGGTACCGCTGCGGCCGACGGCGCGGAGGCTGAAGCCGTGCCGGACGGCACCGACGCCGAAGCCGTTCCGGACGGCACCGACGGTACGGAAGACGCCGCGGCCCACGGAGACGGTGCAGATAACTCCAACGCCGAGGGCACCGAGACTGAAGCCGTGCCCGACAGCACCGACGAGGCTGAGGGCTTCAAAGCCGATGGCGGCGAAGGTGAAGCCGCCGCAGGGCTAGACGTTCCGGCGTCCGGTGAAACACCTGAACCGGCCGCTGAAGCGGAGCAGGAGCCGTCCGGAGGGGACACTGAACCGCACCCCCTGCATGGCATCAACGCGGCCGCACCGATGACCGCCGCACCCCAGGAGCGAGCAGTAGCCCCGGTTGCTGCATCCGGCGAACCGGAGCCCGTTGCGGCAGCTGTGCCGGCGGGCGACACCCGCCGGTCACGCCGGCTGGCCGAAAGCCAGGCATCGGGGGCAACAGCAGCCTCCAAGCAGCCCGGCGCAGCCTCCGGCGCCACGGCCTCCGCAACAGGGGCAGGGACGGCGGCAGGCATCGCTCCCGCCGCGGCAAAGGGCAGCGGCAAGAGCAAGAGCAACACCCGCCTGCTTCTGGTACTCGGCGGCGTTGTGCTCGCCGCCGTCGTCGCCATCCTGCTTTTCGTGTTCGTCTTTAACGACAAGGAGGAAGGCGTCATCTCCGAGGATGTGAGCCCCCTGGAGCTGGTGGAGGGAGCGTGCCTGAAGGATTGGGACGACGTCAACTCCGGCGCCACCGTAGTCACCTGCGAAACACCGCACAACGCCCAGCTGGTCGCCACCGACAGCTACACCGAGGATGCTGCCTTCCCCGGCACCGGCGCCCTGGAGGAGCGGGTCAACGAGGTCTGCAAGGCCGTGGAGTATGCCGACGCCGCCGCGGAGTCCCCGGGCTTGAAGCTGACCAAGTCCATCCCTACCGAGCAGACCTGGGCCTCCGGCGACCGCCGCGTGGACTGCATTGTTTTCGCCCCCGAGGGCCAGGACCTCACCGAGTCCCTGGTGCAGGAGTAA
- the clpB gene encoding ATP-dependent chaperone ClpB, translated as MDTKFTNKSQEALSAAAMNANTAGNPQIEPAHLLKALMDQRQGVAVALLKAAGINVDTVSAAASTAIHQLPSSSGSSVAQPQFSRPLLQVINAAQQEAEKLGDAFVSTEHLLLGLSLDNGPAGKALRDNNAGHDALSAVLPTVRGDRKVTNADPENTFQALEKFSTDLTEMARSGKLDPVIGRDAEIRRVIQVLSRRTKNNPVLIGEPGVGKTAVVEGLAQRIIAGDVPESLSGKTLLSLDLGSMVAGAKYRGEFEERFKAVLEEISNAEGQIVTFIDELHTVVGAGAAEGSMDAGNMLKPMLARGELRLIGATTLDEYRENIEKDAALERRFQQVYVGEPSVPDTIGILRGLKERYEAHHKVAIADSALVAAATLSNRYITGRQLPDKAIDLVDEAASRLRMEIDSAPEEIDELRRAVDRLTMEELALANETDEASIERLAVLREDMANKKEQLAALNARWEAEKAGLNRVGDIKAQIDERRSEAEKFQRDGDLTEASRILYGEIPALQKELEAAQQAEANSSGEETRELMVSEEVTADDIAEVVSAWTGIPAGRMLQGESQKLLDMEEAIGSRLIGQGKAVAAVSDAVRRSRAGVSDPDRPTGSFLFLGPTGVGKTELAKALADFLFDDERAMVRIDMSEYSEKHAVSRLVGAPPGYVGYEEGGQLTEAVRRRPYSVILLDEVEKAHPDVFDILLQVLDDGRLTDGQGRTVDFRNVILILTSNLGSQFLVDPGLTEEQKRESVMSMVNANFKPEFLNRLDDVILFDPLSLEDLTRIVDIQVRALANRLHERRLVLDVTDAAREWLALTGYDPAYGARPLRRLVQREIGDQLARGILAGKISDGNTVLVDRPADGLDGDGLVAEPGLTVAAV; from the coding sequence GTGGACACCAAATTCACGAACAAGAGCCAGGAAGCACTTTCGGCTGCGGCCATGAACGCGAACACTGCGGGGAATCCGCAGATTGAACCGGCGCATCTGCTGAAAGCGCTTATGGATCAGCGGCAGGGGGTCGCCGTCGCCCTCCTGAAGGCTGCAGGAATCAATGTGGACACCGTCAGCGCCGCTGCCAGCACCGCCATTCACCAGCTGCCTTCCTCCTCCGGCAGCTCGGTGGCGCAGCCCCAGTTTTCCAGGCCCCTGCTTCAAGTCATCAACGCGGCGCAGCAGGAGGCAGAGAAGCTGGGGGATGCCTTTGTCTCCACCGAACACCTCCTGCTCGGGTTGTCCCTCGACAACGGTCCCGCAGGAAAAGCGCTTCGGGACAACAACGCCGGGCACGACGCGCTCAGCGCCGTGCTTCCAACCGTACGAGGAGACCGCAAAGTGACCAACGCTGATCCGGAGAACACCTTCCAGGCCCTGGAAAAATTCAGTACCGACCTGACGGAAATGGCCCGCTCGGGCAAGCTGGACCCCGTGATCGGGCGGGACGCCGAGATCCGGCGCGTCATCCAGGTACTCAGCCGCCGCACCAAGAACAACCCGGTACTCATTGGCGAGCCGGGCGTGGGCAAGACAGCGGTCGTCGAAGGACTGGCCCAGCGCATCATTGCTGGGGACGTGCCCGAGAGTCTGAGCGGCAAGACCCTGCTGTCCCTTGACCTGGGATCCATGGTCGCCGGTGCCAAGTACCGCGGCGAGTTCGAAGAGCGGTTCAAAGCCGTACTCGAGGAAATCTCCAATGCCGAAGGCCAGATCGTCACCTTCATCGACGAGCTGCACACCGTAGTAGGGGCGGGTGCGGCCGAAGGGTCCATGGATGCCGGCAATATGCTTAAGCCAATGCTGGCGCGCGGAGAGCTGCGGCTGATCGGCGCCACCACGCTGGACGAATACCGCGAAAATATCGAAAAGGATGCGGCATTGGAGCGCCGTTTCCAGCAGGTATACGTGGGCGAGCCCAGCGTCCCGGACACCATCGGCATCCTGCGCGGCCTGAAGGAGCGGTACGAGGCCCACCACAAGGTCGCTATCGCCGACTCCGCCCTGGTTGCCGCCGCAACGCTGTCCAACCGCTACATCACCGGACGCCAGCTTCCGGACAAGGCCATTGACCTGGTGGATGAGGCTGCTTCCCGCCTGCGGATGGAAATCGACTCCGCGCCCGAGGAGATCGATGAGCTCCGGCGTGCCGTGGACCGGCTCACCATGGAGGAACTCGCACTGGCGAATGAAACGGACGAGGCCTCGATTGAGCGGCTGGCCGTCCTGCGCGAAGACATGGCCAATAAAAAGGAACAGCTGGCCGCGCTCAACGCCCGGTGGGAAGCCGAAAAGGCAGGCCTCAACCGCGTCGGTGACATCAAGGCCCAGATTGACGAGCGGCGGAGTGAGGCGGAGAAGTTCCAGCGCGACGGCGACCTCACGGAAGCCTCCCGCATCCTGTACGGCGAAATCCCGGCTCTCCAGAAGGAACTGGAAGCAGCGCAGCAGGCGGAGGCGAACAGTTCCGGAGAAGAAACCCGTGAACTGATGGTCTCCGAGGAAGTCACCGCAGACGACATTGCCGAAGTGGTCTCCGCCTGGACGGGTATCCCCGCCGGGCGGATGCTGCAGGGCGAATCCCAGAAACTGCTGGACATGGAAGAAGCCATCGGCTCGCGCCTGATCGGGCAGGGCAAGGCCGTGGCGGCGGTCTCGGACGCCGTGCGCCGCTCGCGGGCAGGCGTCAGCGACCCGGACCGCCCCACCGGTTCCTTCCTGTTCCTAGGCCCCACCGGCGTCGGCAAGACCGAGCTGGCGAAGGCCCTGGCGGACTTCCTCTTCGACGACGAGCGGGCCATGGTCCGCATCGACATGAGTGAGTACTCCGAGAAGCACGCGGTATCCCGCCTGGTGGGTGCGCCTCCCGGATACGTGGGCTATGAAGAGGGCGGCCAGCTCACCGAAGCAGTGCGCCGCCGCCCCTACTCGGTGATCCTGCTGGACGAAGTGGAGAAGGCGCATCCGGACGTCTTCGACATCCTGCTGCAGGTGCTCGACGACGGCCGGCTGACTGACGGCCAGGGCCGGACGGTGGACTTCCGCAACGTCATCCTGATCCTGACGTCCAACCTCGGGTCCCAGTTCCTGGTGGACCCGGGCCTGACCGAGGAGCAGAAACGCGAATCGGTGATGTCCATGGTCAACGCGAACTTCAAGCCGGAGTTCCTCAACCGGCTCGACGACGTGATCCTGTTCGATCCGCTGAGCCTGGAGGACCTGACCCGGATCGTGGACATCCAGGTGCGTGCCCTGGCCAACCGCCTCCACGAGCGCAGGCTGGTGCTTGACGTGACCGATGCAGCACGGGAATGGCTGGCGCTGACCGGCTACGACCCTGCGTACGGTGCCCGGCCCCTGCGCCGCCTGGTGCAGCGTGAAATCGGCGACCAGCTGGCCCGCGGAATCCTGGCCGGAAAGATCAGCGACGGCAACACGGTCCTGGTGGATAGGCCCGCAGACGGTCTGGACGGGGACGGGCTGGTGGCCGAGCCCGGGCTGACGGTGGCAGCGGTCTAG
- a CDS encoding SRPBCC domain-containing protein: MSDLDIILEKTVRSYGRRQIQAGHALMIVMARDIPYPIGEVWSALADPERLGQWVALPEGDLRRGGTYSLPDGSHGAILRCDGPRLLTVSWAREGTSAAEVEFHLTGENGDTRLELRYASVRKGFAVTAAPGAGLWTGGAGWEYFLDVLEEYLAGNIPEEPPGIRFEIEAAGPLAQLFEARNERWRRTADEFDREHIP; this comes from the coding sequence ATGTCCGATCTGGACATAATTCTCGAGAAGACGGTGCGGTCCTACGGGCGGCGGCAGATCCAGGCCGGCCACGCACTGATGATCGTCATGGCACGCGATATCCCATACCCCATCGGAGAAGTGTGGTCCGCCCTCGCGGATCCGGAACGATTGGGTCAATGGGTGGCGCTTCCCGAAGGGGACCTGCGGCGAGGCGGCACCTACAGTCTCCCGGACGGATCCCACGGAGCGATCCTCCGTTGTGACGGCCCCCGCCTTCTGACCGTGTCCTGGGCGCGGGAAGGAACCTCCGCTGCCGAGGTGGAATTTCACCTGACCGGGGAGAACGGCGATACCCGGCTGGAACTGCGGTACGCCTCGGTGCGCAAGGGATTCGCGGTAACCGCGGCCCCCGGCGCAGGACTCTGGACCGGCGGTGCGGGGTGGGAATACTTCCTCGACGTCCTGGAAGAGTACCTGGCCGGGAATATCCCCGAGGAGCCGCCCGGGATCCGTTTTGAAATCGAAGCAGCCGGGCCGCTGGCACAGCTCTTTGAAGCGCGGAACGAACGCTGGCGAAGGACGGCAGATGAATTTGACCGGGAGCACATCCCTTAG
- a CDS encoding penicillin-binding transpeptidase domain-containing protein produces MGKNRTSVSVLAVAALALTLVSCSGDKPAPDNAAAELAEGLSQMDVSASAFTAGTPADVNAELEELLAGMGPIRPAVAVAGVEEDEDDDAAATARLTYAWDVNSDSEPDWTYESSAQLRRGEDDKWLVEWAPSVLFSPLVDGDRLVRSTTPGGRADILDRNGEPLMNARPVLRIGINKPDLSEEQYASSSAALAELVGLDPSSYTAQVQASGPEAFVEALVQREEAEGPATPAAIEAIPGALAIPAQRILAPTRSFARALLGTVGEATAELVEESEGRVSAGDQTGLSGLQKQYNPQLQGSPGVTVTVENAAGTSDTVKSIDPQTGADLQTTLDPRLQQLAEEVLEQEPSASAIVAIQPSTGEILTVANGPGSEGQQTALLGQYPPGSTFKTATALAMLRNGTTPDSTVECPSELNVDGRKFNNVPGYPAEATGSIPLRTAFANSCNTAFLNAQGTVSQQGLSAAAGDLGIGVDASIGTDAFLGSVPAEAEGTEHAASLIGQGQVLVSPLAMAVAGASIGKGERVSPTLIRESASPAPAGGSASASPTASAPETTAPVPGNLTAEEAASLREMMRAVVAEGGVQMLLGVPGEPVLAKTGTAEFGSQTPPETHAWVLAIQGDLAVAVFVEQGERGSTSGGPLMKAFLEGAQG; encoded by the coding sequence ATGGGGAAAAACCGTACTTCCGTTTCCGTCCTTGCCGTGGCCGCCCTGGCCCTGACCCTGGTGTCCTGCTCGGGGGACAAGCCGGCGCCTGACAACGCCGCCGCCGAATTGGCGGAGGGCCTGAGCCAGATGGATGTTTCGGCGTCTGCCTTTACGGCGGGCACCCCCGCCGACGTGAATGCCGAGCTGGAAGAGCTGCTCGCCGGCATGGGCCCGATCCGCCCTGCCGTCGCGGTGGCCGGCGTTGAGGAAGACGAGGACGACGACGCCGCCGCCACCGCACGGCTGACCTACGCCTGGGACGTCAACAGTGATTCGGAGCCGGACTGGACCTATGAGAGCTCCGCCCAGCTCCGCCGCGGAGAAGACGACAAGTGGCTGGTTGAGTGGGCGCCATCCGTCCTGTTCAGTCCCCTTGTCGACGGCGATCGGCTGGTCCGCTCCACTACTCCAGGCGGCCGCGCAGACATCCTCGACCGCAACGGGGAACCGCTGATGAACGCGCGGCCGGTGCTCCGCATCGGCATCAACAAGCCGGATCTCTCCGAGGAGCAGTATGCGTCCTCGTCGGCGGCACTGGCCGAACTGGTGGGGCTGGACCCATCCTCGTACACCGCCCAGGTGCAGGCCTCCGGCCCCGAAGCCTTTGTCGAGGCGCTTGTCCAGCGTGAGGAAGCTGAGGGACCGGCAACCCCGGCGGCCATCGAAGCCATCCCCGGCGCACTTGCCATACCCGCGCAGCGGATCCTGGCGCCCACCCGCAGCTTTGCCCGTGCCCTGCTGGGCACAGTGGGCGAGGCGACTGCGGAATTGGTTGAGGAATCCGAGGGCAGGGTGTCCGCCGGGGACCAGACCGGTCTGTCCGGGCTGCAGAAGCAGTACAACCCGCAGCTCCAGGGCAGTCCCGGCGTAACAGTCACCGTCGAAAATGCAGCCGGAACCAGCGACACCGTCAAGAGCATCGACCCGCAGACGGGTGCTGATCTGCAGACCACCCTGGATCCACGGCTGCAGCAGCTGGCTGAGGAAGTCCTGGAGCAGGAGCCGTCGGCGTCCGCCATCGTGGCCATCCAGCCCTCCACCGGCGAAATCCTGACCGTGGCGAACGGCCCCGGCAGCGAAGGCCAGCAAACCGCCCTCCTGGGCCAGTACCCGCCGGGATCCACGTTCAAGACAGCCACCGCGCTGGCAATGCTGCGTAACGGCACCACACCGGACAGCACTGTGGAGTGCCCGTCCGAACTTAACGTCGACGGCCGGAAGTTCAACAACGTCCCCGGCTACCCGGCCGAGGCCACTGGCAGCATCCCACTGCGCACGGCATTCGCGAACTCGTGCAACACTGCCTTCCTCAATGCCCAGGGCACCGTTTCCCAGCAGGGCCTCTCCGCTGCCGCCGGAGACCTGGGTATCGGTGTGGATGCTTCGATCGGCACGGACGCGTTCCTGGGCTCCGTGCCGGCGGAGGCTGAAGGCACCGAACATGCAGCCTCGCTGATCGGACAGGGGCAGGTCCTGGTCTCCCCGCTCGCCATGGCGGTTGCCGGTGCCTCTATCGGCAAGGGTGAACGGGTCTCCCCCACGCTGATCCGGGAATCCGCCTCGCCGGCCCCGGCCGGCGGGTCCGCTTCGGCTTCTCCCACCGCTTCCGCTCCGGAAACGACAGCTCCGGTGCCGGGGAACCTCACGGCAGAGGAAGCCGCATCGCTGCGGGAAATGATGCGCGCCGTCGTCGCCGAAGGCGGAGTGCAGATGCTGCTCGGCGTGCCGGGCGAACCCGTGCTCGCCAAGACCGGAACCGCTGAGTTCGGCAGCCAGACGCCGCCGGAAACCCACGCATGGGTGCTGGCGATCCAGGGCGACCTGGCCGTTGCGGTGTTCGTGGAGCAGGGTGAGCGGGGCTCCACCTCAGGCGGGCCGCTGATGAAGGCCTTCCTTGAGGGCGCCCAGGGCTAA
- a CDS encoding YccF domain-containing protein has product MKAILNVIWLLFGGIWLALGYALAGVVCCLLIVTIPFGIASFRIANYALWPFGRTVVDRGGFTGPLSLLGNIIWLLLAGIWIAIGHILTAIPMFVSIVGIPLGIANLKMLPISLMPLGKVIVPTDTWQITPYAGNAYRQPGYQGRVAPRQQWPS; this is encoded by the coding sequence ATGAAAGCGATCCTGAACGTCATCTGGCTTCTGTTCGGCGGTATCTGGCTTGCCCTCGGTTATGCACTGGCGGGTGTGGTCTGCTGCCTGCTGATTGTCACCATCCCGTTCGGTATCGCATCCTTCCGCATCGCCAACTATGCGCTCTGGCCGTTCGGTCGGACGGTCGTGGACCGGGGCGGGTTCACCGGCCCGCTCAGCCTGCTGGGAAACATCATCTGGCTGCTGCTGGCCGGCATCTGGATCGCCATTGGACACATCCTGACGGCCATCCCCATGTTCGTGAGCATCGTCGGGATTCCGCTGGGCATCGCGAATTTGAAGATGCTGCCGATTTCGCTGATGCCGCTGGGCAAGGTCATAGTGCCTACGGACACCTGGCAGATCACTCCGTACGCCGGGAACGCGTACCGGCAGCCGGGCTACCAGGGCCGGGTTGCACCCCGGCAGCAGTGGCCCTCCTGA
- a CDS encoding pyridoxamine 5'-phosphate oxidase family protein, with the protein MPISDENPADHLTSSQCWTYVRQAKFGRLAVIVDGHPDIFPVNFAVDHGTVVFRTATGTKLAGALSGNRVAFEIDGYDDTLSSAWSVVLKGSATLLEDFSEILDSEELPLFPWQTGPKNAFVRIEPELTTGRRFLLSNAARRNVLRGMGLYTE; encoded by the coding sequence ATGCCGATCAGCGACGAGAACCCCGCAGACCACCTGACTTCCAGCCAGTGCTGGACCTACGTCCGGCAAGCCAAGTTCGGCCGGCTCGCCGTGATTGTCGACGGACATCCCGACATTTTCCCCGTTAACTTCGCCGTTGACCACGGCACGGTGGTTTTCCGCACCGCGACCGGAACCAAGCTGGCCGGCGCGCTCTCGGGCAATCGGGTTGCGTTCGAAATTGACGGTTATGATGACACGCTGTCCTCCGCCTGGAGCGTGGTGCTCAAGGGCAGCGCCACCCTGCTCGAAGACTTCTCGGAGATCCTGGATTCCGAGGAACTCCCGCTCTTCCCCTGGCAGACGGGGCCGAAAAACGCGTTTGTCCGCATTGAACCGGAACTGACAACCGGCCGCCGGTTCCTTCTCTCCAATGCTGCCCGCCGCAATGTGCTGCGTGGAATGGGGCTCTACACGGAGTAG
- a CDS encoding DEAD/DEAH box helicase, which produces MTTFAALGVPKALVSSLAAAGIDEAFPIQVETLPDTLKGRDVLGRGRTGSGKTLAFSLPLVTRLAENEAAYRRRPNRPLGLVLAPTRELATQINNVIEPLAKELGLNTTVIYGGVSQQRQEKALKAGVDIVIACPGRLEDLMKQKVISLESVEITVLDEADHMADLGFLPVVQRLLDRTPEKGQRMLFSATLDNGVDKLVRRYLSNPLTHSVDEPQAAVSTMEHHVLLVQDQTAKKLLVKELAGGQGRRIMFMRTKHHARKMAQFLTDNGIPTVDLHGNLSQNARDRNLAEFASGDVRVLVATDVAARGVHVDDVELVVHIDPPTEHKAYLHRSGRTARAGSSGTVVTLTLPEQKSEVSKLMKAAGVDVSIEKVSHNSPSIAKLVGERAAVVEPHVRAAQLAAKSPQQGGGRSTGANAQRKRAARSTGAPRAGGRGGTGGRGRVSAERPDRSERNDRAAAGDDLRTQRPARSSDGRRNSASAATASGRNRRPATGQRAEGAGGGQRAGGVSRGAGAASGRPARAAGPRRATAPASNERRSR; this is translated from the coding sequence ATGACCACTTTTGCTGCCCTTGGTGTGCCCAAGGCACTTGTTTCCTCCCTCGCCGCCGCCGGAATTGACGAGGCCTTCCCCATCCAGGTGGAAACCCTTCCGGACACCCTCAAGGGCCGCGACGTCCTGGGCCGCGGCCGCACCGGCTCGGGCAAGACCCTCGCCTTCTCCCTCCCGCTGGTCACCCGGCTGGCCGAGAACGAGGCAGCCTACCGCCGCCGCCCGAACCGCCCGCTGGGCCTGGTCCTGGCGCCGACCCGCGAACTGGCCACGCAGATCAACAACGTGATTGAGCCGCTCGCGAAGGAACTGGGCCTGAACACCACCGTGATTTACGGCGGCGTGTCCCAGCAGCGCCAGGAAAAGGCACTCAAGGCCGGCGTCGATATCGTCATCGCCTGCCCGGGCCGCCTCGAAGACCTGATGAAGCAGAAGGTCATCAGCCTCGAGTCCGTCGAGATCACCGTCCTGGACGAGGCCGACCACATGGCGGACCTCGGCTTCCTGCCGGTTGTCCAGCGCCTGCTGGACCGCACTCCGGAAAAGGGCCAGCGGATGCTGTTCTCCGCCACGCTGGACAACGGCGTGGACAAGCTGGTCCGCCGTTACCTGTCCAACCCGCTGACGCACTCCGTCGATGAGCCGCAGGCAGCGGTGTCCACCATGGAGCACCACGTGCTGCTGGTCCAGGACCAGACCGCCAAGAAGCTGCTGGTCAAGGAACTGGCCGGTGGCCAGGGCCGCCGCATCATGTTCATGCGCACCAAGCACCACGCCCGCAAGATGGCCCAGTTCCTCACGGACAACGGAATCCCCACGGTGGACCTGCACGGCAACCTGTCCCAGAATGCCCGTGACCGCAACCTGGCGGAGTTCGCGTCCGGCGACGTCCGCGTCCTGGTCGCCACCGACGTCGCCGCCCGCGGCGTCCACGTGGATGACGTTGAACTCGTGGTCCACATTGATCCGCCCACGGAGCACAAGGCCTACCTCCACCGTTCAGGCCGTACGGCCCGCGCCGGATCCAGCGGAACCGTGGTGACGCTGACCCTCCCGGAGCAGAAGAGCGAGGTGTCGAAGCTGATGAAGGCTGCCGGCGTCGACGTTTCCATCGAGAAGGTCAGCCATAATTCGCCGTCCATCGCCAAGCTTGTCGGCGAACGCGCGGCCGTTGTGGAACCGCACGTCCGCGCTGCGCAGCTTGCAGCCAAGTCCCCGCAGCAGGGCGGCGGCCGCTCCACCGGCGCCAACGCCCAGCGCAAGCGCGCAGCCCGCAGCACGGGTGCTCCCCGCGCCGGCGGACGCGGCGGTACAGGCGGACGCGGCCGCGTTTCGGCTGAACGCCCGGACCGCAGCGAACGCAACGACCGCGCAGCAGCAGGCGACGACCTGCGTACGCAGCGTCCGGCCCGGTCTTCGGACGGACGCCGCAACAGCGCATCGGCTGCGACCGCATCCGGCCGTAACCGCCGCCCGGCAACCGGCCAGCGCGCCGAGGGTGCCGGCGGCGGCCAGCGTGCAGGCGGAGTCTCCCGCGGCGCCGGTGCAGCTTCCGGCCGTCCGGCACGCGCCGCCGGTCCCCGCCGCGCCACCGCGCCGGCGTCGAACGAACGCCGTTCCCGCTAA